In Leisingera sp. NJS204, the following are encoded in one genomic region:
- the pqqD gene encoding pyrroloquinoline quinone biosynthesis peptide chaperone PqqD produces the protein MTLALAPTDRPYLPRGVRMITDKVRGGTVLLCPEKAIALDAIGEAVLSRVDGRASFKEIVAGLAAAYDAPSEQIAGDVQRFLAGLRARMYLAVRS, from the coding sequence ATGACACTGGCGCTTGCCCCCACGGACCGCCCCTATCTGCCGCGCGGGGTGCGGATGATCACGGATAAGGTGCGGGGCGGCACGGTGCTGCTCTGCCCGGAAAAGGCCATTGCTTTAGATGCCATCGGCGAGGCGGTCCTGTCGCGGGTGGATGGACGCGCTTCGTTCAAGGAAATCGTTGCTGGTCTGGCGGCGGCCTACGATGCCCCGTCGGAGCAGATCGCCGGGGATGTGCAGCGCTTTCTGGCTGGTCTGCGGGCCCGCATGTATCTGGCGGTGCGGTCATGA
- the pqqE gene encoding pyrroloquinoline quinone biosynthesis protein PqqE — protein sequence MTVPPPIAMLAELTHRCPLACPYCSNPQDLLGREAEMTTAEWEDAFRQAAELGVLQLHLSGGEPAARPDLAELTASAQGCGLYTNLITSGIGLTPRRLDALEVAGLDHIQLSLQGTSAGIADWIGGYKGGFDRKMKIAAEIKARGIPLTLNAVMHRHNLDDLERTIEMAVEMGARRLEVACVQFHGWASRNRAQLLPTRAQTEDAKRIVAEAEQRLRGVLAFDFVPPDYYADYPKACMGGWGTAGLNIAPDGTVLPCHAAQTIPHLNFDNIRSKPLAAIWYEGAAFNAYRGTDWLPQPCHSCDRRETDFGGCRCQALALAGDAGATDPVCRKSPRHQTVIELLETGGSNTETAFFYRSAAC from the coding sequence ATGACCGTGCCTCCTCCCATCGCGATGCTGGCTGAGCTGACGCACCGCTGCCCGCTGGCCTGCCCCTATTGCTCCAACCCGCAGGACCTGCTGGGCCGCGAGGCGGAGATGACCACCGCTGAATGGGAGGATGCCTTCCGCCAGGCTGCCGAACTGGGTGTCCTGCAATTGCACCTGTCCGGCGGCGAGCCCGCCGCGCGCCCGGATCTGGCAGAGCTCACCGCGTCAGCACAGGGCTGCGGGCTCTATACCAATCTGATCACCAGCGGCATCGGCCTGACGCCCAGGCGGCTGGATGCGCTGGAGGTCGCAGGGCTGGACCATATTCAGCTGTCCCTGCAGGGCACCAGCGCCGGGATTGCCGATTGGATCGGCGGTTACAAGGGCGGGTTTGACCGCAAGATGAAGATCGCGGCGGAGATCAAGGCCCGGGGCATTCCCCTGACGCTGAACGCCGTTATGCACCGGCACAATCTGGATGATCTGGAACGCACCATCGAAATGGCTGTCGAAATGGGCGCCCGGCGGCTTGAGGTCGCCTGCGTCCAGTTCCACGGCTGGGCGTCCCGCAACCGGGCCCAGCTGCTGCCGACGCGCGCGCAGACTGAGGACGCCAAACGCATCGTCGCAGAGGCAGAGCAGCGGCTGCGCGGGGTGCTGGCCTTCGACTTTGTGCCGCCGGACTATTATGCGGATTATCCCAAGGCCTGCATGGGCGGCTGGGGCACAGCCGGGTTGAACATTGCGCCAGACGGCACCGTGCTGCCCTGCCATGCGGCCCAGACCATCCCGCATCTGAACTTCGACAATATACGCAGCAAACCGCTGGCGGCGATCTGGTACGAGGGCGCGGCATTCAACGCCTATAGGGGCACGGATTGGCTGCCGCAGCCCTGCCACAGCTGCGACCGAAGGGAAACCGATTTTGGCGGCTGCCGCTGTCAGGCGCTGGCCCTGGCCGGGGATGCAGGCGCAACCGATCCCGTGTGCCGGAAGTCACCGCGGCATCAGACTGTGATTGAGCTTCTTGAAACAGGTGGGAGCAATACTGAAACTGCTTTTTTCTACCGGAGTGCGGCCTGCTAA